In a single window of the Agrobacterium fabrum str. C58 genome:
- a CDS encoding pyridoxamine 5'-phosphate oxidase family protein, which translates to MKINDAIRADMENSVLCWLATVDDDGTPSVTPKEIFTSYGEEHIVIADIASSHSVHNAIARPKVCVSFVDVFRQKGFKLTGNARILAPGNADFQAFGADLLHMAGADFPIRNIIAVKIESVSRIWAPSYKLFPERSENERMQSAYATYGVQPV; encoded by the coding sequence ATGAAGATCAACGACGCGATCAGGGCCGATATGGAAAACTCGGTACTCTGCTGGCTTGCGACCGTCGATGATGATGGCACTCCCAGTGTGACACCGAAGGAGATATTCACCAGCTACGGCGAGGAACATATTGTCATCGCTGACATTGCTTCGTCACACAGCGTCCACAACGCCATCGCCCGCCCGAAAGTCTGCGTCAGCTTCGTTGATGTATTTCGACAGAAGGGATTCAAACTCACCGGCAATGCCAGAATATTGGCACCCGGCAACGCGGATTTTCAGGCGTTCGGTGCCGACCTACTGCATATGGCGGGCGCGGATTTTCCGATACGGAATATTATTGCTGTCAAAATCGAAAGCGTTTCCCGCATATGGGCACCGAGCTACAAGCTGTTTCCCGAGCGCAGCGAGAATGAGAGAATGCAGAGCGCTTATGCGACCTATGGGGTCCAGCCTGTCTAG
- a CDS encoding glycosyl transferase yields MLTVLMECRDQEPELAHTLSALVTGAVEGLVSDVVILDHGSRDGSSRVADAAGCRFYGQWDIQEILQSARGGWLLLIEPGARPQAGWIDEILEYVAICPDPARFSPSRYHRRNIFSRMVHRAPPLEHGYLLPKTQALAIAKSGMSLKELVGGQKPRRLNAEMVPAWALRTPA; encoded by the coding sequence ATGTTGACAGTCTTAATGGAATGCCGGGATCAGGAACCGGAACTGGCGCACACGCTGTCCGCGCTTGTGACCGGTGCAGTGGAAGGGCTTGTGAGCGATGTGGTGATTCTCGATCACGGTTCGCGCGATGGATCGTCGCGCGTGGCCGATGCCGCCGGTTGCCGCTTTTATGGGCAGTGGGACATTCAGGAAATCCTGCAATCCGCGCGTGGCGGCTGGCTGTTGTTGATCGAGCCCGGTGCGCGCCCGCAGGCGGGCTGGATCGACGAAATCCTCGAATATGTCGCGATCTGCCCTGATCCCGCACGTTTTTCGCCCTCGCGTTATCACCGGCGGAATATCTTCAGCCGCATGGTGCACCGCGCACCGCCGCTGGAACACGGATACCTCCTGCCAAAGACACAGGCCCTTGCAATCGCAAAATCGGGCATGAGCCTTAAGGAGCTGGTTGGCGGGCAAAAGCCGCGCCGCTTGAATGCGGAAATGGTGCCGGCCTGGGCTTTGCGAACGCCGGCCTGA
- a CDS encoding CatB-related O-acetyltransferase, with protein sequence MALLDRNAVYPITLPDGCLYRDTVYLKNVVDHPRMEIGDFTYYTHSGRLEDTAVILAPYLGHSVRERLVIGKFVQIARGSYFITSSANHPMTGFTTYPFRIFKPETFGYKDLPVKDTIVDHDVWIGQNAAIMPGVRIGHGAIVAAASVVARDVPPYAVVGGNPASIIRMRYSSEVVSELLHLAWWDWPIDKIEANLGALDSGDIAALRLVQ encoded by the coding sequence ATGGCTCTTCTCGACAGGAATGCGGTTTATCCGATTACTTTACCCGACGGTTGCTTGTATCGGGATACGGTATATCTGAAGAACGTTGTGGATCATCCACGCATGGAGATAGGTGATTTCACCTATTACACGCATTCTGGAAGACTAGAAGATACAGCGGTGATCCTTGCGCCTTATCTGGGGCATAGCGTTCGCGAGCGATTGGTGATCGGCAAATTTGTCCAAATCGCGAGAGGCAGTTACTTCATAACGAGTTCGGCAAACCATCCGATGACTGGCTTCACGACCTATCCGTTTCGCATCTTCAAACCAGAGACCTTTGGTTACAAAGACCTGCCCGTTAAGGACACGATTGTTGATCACGATGTATGGATTGGCCAGAACGCGGCAATCATGCCGGGGGTTCGCATAGGCCACGGTGCGATTGTCGCCGCTGCATCGGTTGTTGCTCGCGATGTTCCACCCTACGCAGTCGTCGGAGGAAACCCGGCATCCATCATCCGAATGCGTTACTCCAGCGAAGTTGTCAGCGAACTACTTCATCTTGCCTGGTGGGACTGGCCGATCGATAAAATCGAGGCCAATCTAGGGGCGCTTGATAGCGGCGATATTGCCGCGCTCAGATTGGTTCAATAG
- a CDS encoding PA0069 family radical SAM protein, which yields MRNHTLDGQATFQPSHMPDIANALADASGLRIEIDRRRGRGAGLNPDGRFEALQREVFDDGWQTLEDMPEFRTEVQVEKPRSIITHNESPDIPFDRSINPYRGCEHGCIYCFARPSHSYMGLSAGLDFESKLFAKPDAAKLLERELAKPGYKPRVIAIGTNTDPYQPIEREWRIMRQILEVLAKADHPVAIVTKSALIRRDIDILAPMAKKGLAKVGISVTTLDRKLARNMEPRAATPEKRLEAVKALTEAGVPVAVMMAPVIPALNDHEIERILEAGKAAGATEASYVLLRLPLEVSPLFRDWLLRNYPDRYRHVMSLVRSMRDGKDYDAEFGKRMKGAGPYAWQIGRRFEMATKRLGLIRRGIHLRDDLFVPPGGAGVQLSLL from the coding sequence ATGAGAAACCATACGCTTGACGGGCAGGCCACCTTTCAGCCGAGCCATATGCCTGATATTGCCAATGCGCTTGCCGATGCATCCGGCCTGCGCATCGAGATCGACCGTCGTCGCGGGCGGGGCGCCGGGTTGAACCCGGACGGGCGCTTCGAGGCCTTGCAGCGCGAGGTTTTCGACGATGGCTGGCAGACGCTTGAGGATATGCCGGAATTCCGCACCGAGGTGCAGGTCGAAAAGCCGCGCAGCATTATAACTCACAACGAATCTCCAGATATCCCGTTCGACCGTTCCATCAATCCCTATCGCGGTTGCGAACATGGCTGCATCTATTGTTTCGCAAGGCCTAGCCACAGCTATATGGGGCTTTCGGCCGGGCTCGATTTCGAGTCGAAGCTTTTCGCCAAGCCGGATGCTGCAAAGCTGCTCGAACGGGAATTGGCGAAACCGGGCTACAAGCCGCGGGTGATCGCCATCGGCACCAATACCGATCCTTATCAGCCGATAGAGCGCGAATGGCGTATCATGCGGCAGATACTGGAAGTGCTGGCCAAGGCCGATCACCCCGTCGCCATCGTCACCAAATCGGCGCTGATCAGGCGGGACATCGACATTCTGGCGCCAATGGCTAAAAAGGGTCTCGCCAAGGTCGGCATTTCCGTAACCACGCTGGACCGCAAGCTCGCGCGCAACATGGAACCGCGCGCTGCCACGCCGGAGAAACGGCTGGAGGCAGTGAAGGCATTGACGGAGGCTGGCGTTCCGGTTGCCGTGATGATGGCGCCCGTCATTCCGGCCCTCAACGATCATGAGATCGAACGTATTCTCGAGGCCGGCAAGGCAGCGGGGGCGACCGAGGCTTCTTATGTGCTGCTGCGTCTGCCACTGGAGGTGAGCCCACTGTTTCGCGACTGGTTGTTGCGCAACTATCCGGACCGTTATCGCCATGTCATGTCGCTGGTGCGCTCCATGCGTGACGGCAAGGATTACGACGCGGAATTCGGCAAGCGCATGAAGGGCGCCGGTCCCTACGCCTGGCAGATCGGCCGGCGTTTCGAGATGGCGACGAAAAGGCTTGGCCTTATCCGCCGTGGCATTCATCTGCGCGACGATCTCTTCGTGCCGCCGGGGGGTGCCGGGGTCCAATTGTCACTGCTTTGA
- a CDS encoding ribonuclease HII codes for MKRTATPDSPALFDLVDTGPDFAFELEAKKKGFWPVAGTDEAGRGPLAGPVVAAAVILDPDNIPKGMDDSKKLTRQKRESLFVQIMETSIVSVASSGPGLIDSVNILRASLDAMRRAVLGLEIPPALVLADGRDRPPGIPCEAKAVIKGDSRSLSIAAASIIAKVTRDRMMERAGVVHTSYGFEGHAGYGTPAHLRAIESHGPCALHRMSFRPLKRD; via the coding sequence ATGAAACGCACCGCCACACCCGATTCTCCTGCTCTTTTCGACCTTGTCGATACCGGCCCGGACTTCGCGTTCGAACTGGAAGCCAAAAAGAAGGGCTTCTGGCCCGTGGCCGGCACGGATGAGGCAGGCCGGGGGCCACTTGCCGGCCCGGTGGTTGCGGCGGCCGTCATTCTCGATCCGGATAATATTCCCAAAGGCATGGACGATTCCAAGAAGCTGACCAGGCAGAAACGGGAAAGCCTTTTTGTGCAGATCATGGAAACCTCGATCGTGTCGGTCGCCTCCTCCGGCCCCGGCCTGATCGACAGCGTGAATATCCTGCGTGCCAGCCTCGACGCCATGCGCCGCGCCGTGCTCGGCCTCGAAATCCCCCCCGCCCTCGTGCTGGCCGACGGCCGCGACAGGCCACCGGGCATCCCCTGCGAAGCCAAGGCCGTCATCAAGGGCGATTCCCGCTCCCTCTCCATCGCCGCCGCCTCGATCATCGCCAAGGTGACCCGCGACCGGATGATGGAACGGGCCGGCGTGGTGCACACCTCCTACGGCTTCGAAGGGCATGCCGGTTACGGCACGCCGGCCCATCTGCGCGCCATCGAAAGCCATGGGCCTTGCGCGCTGCACCGGATGAGCTTTCGGCCGCTGAAGCGGGATTGA